The genomic window AGGAGAAAGAATATCACTCCCTCAATTCTGGATATGATGTATTTCGAACTTAATCCAGCAAACACAAAAAATAATAGATTACAGCCTAACAGAACAATAATATCAATATTTAAGTGCCCCAGACCAAGTAGTGAAATCGGACTAATTACAGAGCTTAAGCCAAGTACCCACAATACATTGAAGATAAGCGAGCCAACCACATTGCCAACCGCAATATCGATACTTCCTTTTTTTGCAGCTACCATCGATGTAATCAACTCAGGAAGCGAAGTGCCAATAGCAATGATAGTTAAGGCAATTAATTCTTCACTAACTCCCATGTCGCGTGCAAAACCAGAAGCACCAAAAACAGTCCATCTGCCACCAAAAAACATGAAGGCAAGTCCCAAGCCAGTGAAAGTAGCTGATTTTAACCAGGAGTGCTGATAATAGACGTAAATGAGCTTATTGAACCATGTATTTGTATGCGTAAAGTCAACAAGGTGATGAATTATTGATTTTAGATGACTATGATCAGATTCCGATTCAACATTAATATCTTTTGATTTGGGAAGTCGAATAACATAAATTATAAAAACTACCTGAAGCAGTAGAAAAATAATTCCATTTGCCCTGCTGAGACCTACAAAAGCTCCTTTTACAAACAGCTGTTGGTTGACTAATAACAATAAAAGTGCAGTAATAATAAATGAAAATGGGATTTCTGTGAAGGATGTGTTCTTTTTAACAGGCAATGGATAGAATATGGCGGTAATTCCAATAATCAGTAAAATATTGGCAATGTTGCTCCCAATAACGTTTCCTATCGCAATTCCATTGCTTCCATTTAAACTGGAAGTGATGTTAACAATAAGTTCAGGTAAAGAGGTTCCAATAGAAACGACCGTAAGACCAATAACTAAATTGGATATCTTCAGCCTTTTTGCGATGGAAATAGCGCCATCAACCAGGAAATCAGCTCCCTGTATAAGTAATAAAAAGCCTAAGGCAAAAATGATCAGATTCACTGAACAAAGATAAAAAGATAAGCCAAAACAAGAAGAAGATCAGCCTAATCTAATTTCTTTTTTTCAATGTTTTCACTAACTAGTTTTTCTTTGGTTGCATTAATAAATGAATAGGAGCTTTGGAGGCATTTTTCATTTTCATTGGGTAGGGGAGTGAGTTTGGCAAATTTCACCAAGTCGGATAGTTGCAAGAAAGTATGTAATTCACTTTTCAATTCATTGGCAATATCCAAGTTTTGTAAATAGGTCATTATTTCATCGGTCGTTGATTCAACCGCTGGTAAATGATAGCGATCTTCTATGTATAATCGGATTATATCCGTTAAGCGAATATGAAACTCTTTTACATCGCCTTTTTGCCATAGTTTTTCGTCCTCTAGTTTTCGAAGCGAATTAATAGCAATCAGGTGGGCAGGAAGTTTTGGTTTTTCGCGCTTAGCAAACAAGGGTTTCTTTTTCTTCTTTCGCTCAAAATATAATATTGTTAAAATAATGAGCAGGAGAGCGGGATATACAAAAATGATAACCTTTAAATCTTTAAAAGTTAATGGAACTTTCAAAGGAATTTGAATAGGCATTATTGCTTTGGACGTGTCGGCATCTATTATCAACACCTCAACCTGAAAAGTATCGGTGGCTATCCATTTGATATTTGTATCATCTCCTTCAGTATAAAACAAGCGGAATGACGGAATAAACTGCATGCCCGGCTCAAATGAAATAAAGCTAAAATCCTGTTTTAAGGTAATTTTTCCTTTATGAAACGATGAATCTAATTCCGAAAGTGAATGTAATTCGAATGCTTTTATCGAATCAACCAATTGTGATCCTTTGAGTTGAATTTCTTTCGGATGTTTTATTTCCAATGATAAAGTAACCAAATCGCCAATGAGAATAGAGCTGGAATCTATTTTGGCTTTTACAGAAATTTGAGCGAAAGTGGCAAATGACAAAAAGGGGAAAAGTATTATCAATATTCCTTTAACTATTTGAAATTTAAATCGCTTAATCATGATTAGCTTCGTTTTCCTCTATTCCTAAAAAAGTTAATCAAGGCTGTTGTATATGACTGATCGGTTCGAATGGAAATTAAATCAGCACCACTCTTAATAAATGCTTTTTGCATCACATTCGATTTTTCGATAAACCAATTTTTATACAGGTCGCGGCTCTTTTTGTTGGCTGTATCAACCCACATAATTTTGTTACTTTCGGCATCTCTTACCCTCATTAATCCGACTGGAGGTAATTCTTCTTCCCGTTTATCGTAAATGTTAATACCTATTAAATCGTGCTTTTTACTGGCTATTCGTAAAGCTTTCTCATAATCTTCTGCAATAAAGTCGGACATTAAGAAAGTAATTGCACGTTTTTTAGCAATATTAGTGAAATATCGCAAAGCCAAAGCGATATCTGTTCCAGAACTTTCAGGTTTGAAATCAATTAGTTCGCGGATAATCCGAAGAATGTGTTGCCTGCCTTTTTTGGGTGGAATGTATTTTTCAATTTTATCAGAGAAGAAAATGACACCCACTTTATCATCATTATGTATTGCTGAAAAGGATAATACGGCAGCAATTTCAGTCATCATTTCATTCTTAAACTGAACCTGAGTGCCAAAATAATCAGACTGACTGACATCAATCAGCATCATAACCGTAAGTTCTCTTTCTTCCTCAAAAACCTTAACAAAAGGTGTATTGAACCTGGCTGTTACATTCCAGTCGATAGATCGGATATCATCGCCATATTGATATTCCCTAACT from Bacteroidota bacterium includes these protein-coding regions:
- a CDS encoding calcium/sodium antiporter, whose translation is MNLIIFALGFLLLIQGADFLVDGAISIAKRLKISNLVIGLTVVSIGTSLPELIVNITSSLNGSNGIAIGNVIGSNIANILLIIGITAIFYPLPVKKNTSFTEIPFSFIITALLLLLVNQQLFVKGAFVGLSRANGIIFLLLQVVFIIYVIRLPKSKDINVESESDHSHLKSIIHHLVDFTHTNTWFNKLIYVYYQHSWLKSATFTGLGLAFMFFGGRWTVFGASGFARDMGVSEELIALTIIAIGTSLPELITSMVAAKKGSIDIAVGNVVGSLIFNVLWVLGLSSVISPISLLGLGHLNIDIIVLLGCNLLFFVFAGLSSKYIISRIEGVIFFLLYIAYMIYLIRRG
- a CDS encoding DUF58 domain-containing protein; the encoded protein is MDTSEIIKKVRRIEIKTKGLSNHLFAGEYQTTFKGRGMSFSEVREYQYGDDIRSIDWNVTARFNTPFVKVFEEERELTVMMLIDVSQSDYFGTQVQFKNEMMTEIAAVLSFSAIHNDDKVGVIFFSDKIEKYIPPKKGRQHILRIIRELIDFKPESSGTDIALALRYFTNIAKKRAITFLMSDFIAEDYEKALRIASKKHDLIGINIYDKREEELPPVGLMRVRDAESNKIMWVDTANKKSRDLYKNWFIEKSNVMQKAFIKSGADLISIRTDQSYTTALINFFRNRGKRS